From a single Dysidea avara chromosome 14, odDysAvar1.4, whole genome shotgun sequence genomic region:
- the LOC136244661 gene encoding uncharacterized protein isoform X1: protein MDENTVVDQLFYSDTDDDWNNSDEEDSFVHGEDSFVLDRLTREQDDDYGNVEENDREEEFSKDEEDIEEETNDDYEADVRYCEGHDESSHPGPSGLHSGVSNGGMGSLETEYPCSGSPVAYHGSPVSSSLRSRSSPHAPFSPSDRGRD, encoded by the exons ATGGATGAAAATACTGTTGTTGATCAACTTTTCTATAGCGACACCGACGATGACTGGAACAACTCGGACGAAGAGGACTCTTTTGTCCATGGAGAAGACTCTTTTGTCCTTGATAGGCTTACCAGGGAACAAGACG ATGATTATGGCAATGTGGAAGAAAATGATCGTGAGGAAGAGTTCAGCAAGGACGAAGAAGACATCGAGGAAGAAACAAACGATGATTATGAAG CTGATGTGAGATATTGTGAAGGTCATGATGAGTCAAGCCATCCTGGACCATCTGGGCTACATAGTGGAGTGAGTAACGGTGGGATGGGTAGCCTGGAAACTGAATACCCCTGTAGTGGTTCTCCTGTGGCTTACCATGGCTCTCCTGTTAGTTCTTCCCTGCGCTCTCGTTCTTCTCCACATGCCCCATTTTCACCTAGTGATAGAGGCAGGGACTAG
- the LOC136244661 gene encoding uncharacterized protein isoform X2, whose product MDENTVVDQLFYSDTDDDWNNSDEEDSFVHGEDSFVLDRLTREQDDDYGNVEENDREEEFSKDEEDIEEETNDDYEADVRYCEGHDESSHPGPSGLHSGLTPAWRTSISGSSTSIACEA is encoded by the exons ATGGATGAAAATACTGTTGTTGATCAACTTTTCTATAGCGACACCGACGATGACTGGAACAACTCGGACGAAGAGGACTCTTTTGTCCATGGAGAAGACTCTTTTGTCCTTGATAGGCTTACCAGGGAACAAGACG ATGATTATGGCAATGTGGAAGAAAATGATCGTGAGGAAGAGTTCAGCAAGGACGAAGAAGACATCGAGGAAGAAACAAACGATGATTATGAAG CTGATGTGAGATATTGTGAAGGTCATGATGAGTCAAGCCATCCTGGACCATCTGGGCTACATAGTGGA CTCACGCCAGCATGGAGGACGTCAATCTCAGGCTCTTCCACCTCAATCGCCTGCGAGGCTTGA